The Scyliorhinus torazame isolate Kashiwa2021f chromosome 17, sScyTor2.1, whole genome shotgun sequence genome includes a window with the following:
- the tmcc2 gene encoding transmembrane and coiled-coil domains protein 2 isoform X3 — MQMDHSSAGGRIFLLNSLLGTFLEKGDVSTLSLPANTSHGGSDSNISLDVPDGTPDPHKTKAAIDHLHQKILKITEQIKIEQTARDDNVAEYLKLANNADKQQASRIKQVFEKKNQKSAQTIAQLHKKLEHYHRKLKEIEQNGLSRQPKDVLRDMQQGLKDVGANVRAGISGFGGGVVEGVKGGLSGLSQVTHTAVVSKPREFASLIRNKFGSADNIAHLKDTLDESHQEETARTLSGSATLVSSPKYGSEDECSSATSGSAGGSNSGAGAGGMGSPKSNTLDSHHNNFDTIMDELREIKDSQSHLEDAMEDLKGQLQRDYAYMTQCLQEERYRYERLEEQLNDLTELHQNEMSNLKQELASMEEKVAYQSDERARDIQEALESCLTRITKLELQQQQQQVVQLEGVENANARALLGKFINVILALMAVILVFVSTIANFITPLMKTRFRVLSTLLLVLFLVSLWKQWENIMYFSEQIQLPS, encoded by the exons cTTGAAAAGGGAGATGTGAGTACACTCAGTTTGCCAGCAAACACCAGCCATGGGGGCTCAGACTCCAATATCAGCCTTGATGTGCCCGATGGGACCCCGGATCCTCATAAAACGAAAGCCGCCATAGATCACCTTCACCAGAAGATCCTGAAAATCACAGAGCAGATAAAAATTGAGCAAACTGCACGGGATGATAATGTAGCAGAGTATTTGAAGTTGGCCAACAATGCAGACAAACAGCAAGCCTCCCGTATCAAACAGGTCTTTGAGAAGAAGAACCAGAAATCGGCACAGACAATTGCACAACTGCACAAGAAGCTAGAACACTACCACAGAAAACTAAAAG AGATTGAACAAAATGGTCTTTCGAGGCAACCAAAGGATGTTTTGCGGGACATGCAGCAAGGTCTAAAGGATGTGGGTGCCAATGTCCGAGCTGGAATCAGTGGATTTGGTGGAGGTGTGGTGGAAGGTGTAAAGGGAGGCCTGTCTGGTCTCTCTCAAGTCACCCACACAGCTGTCGTTTCCAAGCCACGGGAGTTTGCCAGTCTGATACGAAACAAGTTTGGCAGCGCTGACAACATTGCCCACTTGAAAGACACATTAGATgagtcacatcaggaagagaccgccaGGACTCTGAGTGGAAGTGCTACACTAGTGTCAAGCCCCAAGTATGGAAGTGAGGATGAATGTTCCAGTGCAACTTCTGGCTCAGCAGGTGGGAGTAACTCTGGGGCGGGGGCTGGAGGTATGGGGAGCCCCAAATCGAATACACTGGACAGCCATCATAACAATTTTGATACGATTATGGATGAACTTCGCGAAATTAAAGATAGCCAGTCACATTTGGAAGATGCAATGGAAGATTTGAAAGGGCAGCTACAAAGAGACTATGCCTACATGACGCAGTGTTTGCAAGAAGAACGATACAG GTACGAACGCCTGGAGGAGCAACTGAACGATCTTACGGAGCTTCATCAAAATGAAATGTCTAACTTGAAACAGGAGCTTGCCAGTATGGAGGAAAAAGTGGCGTACCAATCGGATGAAAGGGCCAGAGATATCCAG GAAGCACTGGAGTCGTGTCTCACCCGGATTACCAAACTGGAGCTTCAGCAACAGCAACAACAGGTGGTGCAACTGGAGGGGGTGGAGAACGCTAATGCAAGGGCACTGCTGGGCAAATTCATCAACGTTATCTTGGCACTCATGGCTGTCATACTGGTCTTTGTCTCCACCATAGCCAACTTCATCACTCCTCTCATGAAGACACGGTTCCGAGTGCTCAGCACGCTGCTGCTGGTGCTGTTCCTCGTCTCCCTCTGGAAGCAATGGGAAAATATTATGTACTTCTCAGAACAGATCCAGTTACCCAGCTGA